In a genomic window of Siphonobacter curvatus:
- a CDS encoding RagB/SusD family nutrient uptake outer membrane protein, translating into MKINKLLPLAVAFLGMSCQGFLDETNRQSQTLEDASKNAVTFNQLLARVYEVSRNNTTRYASDMLYVLEDLGTDIVTRSSPLTGTDALNDYVDLNPSTYALQVYWGNQYANIAAANTLLDNADLIQGVEANVKTSGIGQAKFFRAWAYFNLVENYGGVPLVLKQVNTAQTSFPRASEEEVYKAIVADLEDALSKVEDKPSEYGRVSKDAVRHLLSKVLLTRSYKTFAVSEDVTRSISLAETVVANHPLESSFARLFSTENVRSQETVFSYLFGSVTSSLGWGNTRHMLYKFEYFNYPGLTRGTLYQNGIGRNPTPYFYSLFDDKDQRAEATFRRALIADKVSTDGLIKIGDTAIYFPKTSWTQAQISAKRYKVINPDQYFTNDGVTNVHYPMFRKFDNPGAPFVYADQPALGTRDMIMMRAGEAYLLAAEGYLKSGNTTKAASLVNTLRSRSGLTTALTPAQITLDFILDERARELVGEVNRWMDLKRTNKLIERTLAYNPHAKLNNSLTTKHLLRPIPQYEIDASGGTVVQNSNY; encoded by the coding sequence ATGAAGATTAATAAATTATTACCCCTCGCAGTAGCGTTTTTAGGCATGTCCTGTCAGGGATTTCTGGATGAAACCAACCGGCAGTCGCAAACGCTGGAAGATGCCAGTAAAAACGCTGTAACGTTTAATCAGTTACTCGCTCGGGTTTACGAAGTTTCCCGGAACAACACCACCCGTTACGCTTCCGACATGTTATATGTGCTGGAAGATCTGGGTACAGATATTGTCACCCGCAGCAGTCCGCTCACGGGTACGGATGCCCTCAATGATTACGTGGACTTGAACCCCTCTACCTACGCTTTACAGGTATACTGGGGTAATCAGTACGCCAATATTGCGGCGGCGAACACCTTACTCGACAATGCGGACCTGATTCAGGGCGTTGAGGCAAACGTCAAGACTTCGGGTATCGGACAGGCCAAGTTTTTCAGAGCCTGGGCGTATTTCAACCTGGTAGAAAACTACGGCGGAGTACCGCTGGTACTGAAGCAGGTCAATACGGCTCAGACGTCCTTTCCCCGGGCTTCCGAAGAAGAAGTGTATAAGGCCATTGTAGCTGATCTGGAAGATGCTCTGAGTAAAGTAGAGGACAAACCCAGCGAATACGGACGGGTTTCCAAAGACGCCGTACGTCACCTGTTATCGAAGGTACTGTTGACCAGAAGTTATAAAACCTTTGCCGTCAGCGAAGATGTAACCCGCTCGATCAGTCTGGCAGAAACGGTGGTAGCCAATCACCCGCTCGAATCCTCGTTTGCCCGTTTATTTTCAACGGAAAATGTGAGAAGCCAGGAGACGGTATTTTCCTATCTGTTCGGCAGCGTTACATCCAGTCTGGGCTGGGGTAATACGCGTCACATGCTGTACAAGTTCGAATACTTTAACTATCCCGGCCTGACGCGGGGCACTCTGTACCAGAACGGAATCGGTCGTAACCCGACGCCCTACTTCTACAGTCTCTTCGACGATAAAGACCAGCGGGCAGAAGCCACGTTCCGCCGGGCCCTGATTGCCGACAAGGTAAGTACGGATGGTTTGATCAAGATTGGTGATACGGCGATCTACTTTCCCAAAACCTCCTGGACGCAGGCTCAGATCAGTGCGAAACGCTACAAGGTCATCAACCCTGATCAGTACTTCACGAACGATGGGGTGACGAACGTGCATTACCCGATGTTCCGCAAGTTTGATAACCCCGGAGCACCGTTTGTGTACGCGGATCAGCCGGCCTTAGGTACTCGCGACATGATCATGATGCGGGCCGGTGAAGCGTATCTGCTGGCCGCCGAAGGTTATTTAAAATCTGGAAATACCACGAAAGCAGCCAGTTTAGTCAATACGCTCCGTTCGCGGTCCGGACTGACGACGGCTCTGACGCCCGCTCAGATCACGCTGGACTTTATTCTCGACGAGCGGGCCCGGGAATTAGTAGGTGAGGTAAACCGCTGGATGGATTTGAAACGGACCAACAAGCTCATCGAGCGTACCTTAGCGTATAATCCACACGCGAAACTGAATAATTCGTTGACGACCAAGCATTTATTACGCCCTATTCCTCAGTACGAAATTGATGCTTCGGGCGGCACGGTCGTTCAGAATAGTAACTACTAG
- a CDS encoding FecR family protein — translation MNPLINKQLIFDFFSGKATVLQRKQIEAWSQNPQNEELFYEWLQEWERSHLQYHPDEEKAYSQFKDFLYNDQRPTFLKAEPENKDRWSNYLKWLLPSIAASILVLLGYFYQDRLLNQRYATGYGQIKVVQLTDGSRVTLNANSTLQVPRFGFWGKRRLVKLEGEALFSITHTPDDQPFVVKTDHGSEVVVLGTEFNLFTRSRATEVALLQGSVEFHYQKQGNKGDAVRLKPGDLVKLPSKGNVQLKKWDRSHHFSSWREHRYVFKETSLQELTYLFEENFGIVLRIPESRTAALTLSGAYPAESAEELLSIIAEVLNLRIIHQDKEIILQSTSLT, via the coding sequence ATGAATCCACTCATTAATAAACAGCTCATCTTTGATTTCTTTTCGGGCAAAGCGACGGTTTTGCAGCGAAAGCAAATCGAAGCGTGGAGTCAGAACCCACAAAACGAAGAATTATTTTACGAGTGGTTGCAGGAATGGGAACGTTCACACCTGCAATACCACCCGGATGAGGAAAAAGCGTACAGTCAGTTTAAAGATTTTCTGTACAATGATCAAAGACCTACGTTTTTAAAAGCCGAACCCGAAAATAAAGATCGTTGGAGTAACTATTTGAAGTGGCTGCTTCCTTCCATTGCGGCGTCCATTCTGGTTTTACTGGGATACTTCTACCAGGATCGCTTACTGAACCAACGTTACGCTACGGGGTATGGACAAATCAAAGTAGTACAACTGACCGACGGTAGCCGCGTAACGCTGAATGCCAATTCCACACTGCAAGTACCGCGTTTCGGCTTCTGGGGAAAGCGTCGGCTAGTGAAACTTGAAGGAGAGGCCCTCTTTTCTATTACGCATACCCCAGATGATCAGCCTTTCGTCGTAAAAACGGATCATGGTTCGGAAGTAGTCGTATTGGGTACGGAGTTTAACCTTTTCACGCGTTCCCGGGCCACCGAAGTAGCTTTACTCCAGGGCAGCGTCGAATTTCATTACCAGAAACAGGGTAACAAAGGGGATGCCGTCCGACTTAAACCCGGTGATCTGGTAAAGCTTCCCTCAAAAGGCAACGTTCAGCTTAAAAAATGGGATCGGAGCCATCATTTTTCCAGCTGGCGTGAACACCGCTACGTTTTTAAGGAAACGTCCCTTCAGGAGCTGACGTACCTTTTTGAAGAAAATTTTGGGATCGTCCTGCGTATCCCCGAATCCCGAACCGCTGCCCTTACCTTGTCAGGAGCCTATCCGGCCGAAAGTGCCGAAGAGCTACTCAGCATTATCGCCGAAGTACTGAACTTACGTATCATCCATCAGGACAAAGAAATTATTTTACAATCTACTTCTCTCACATAA
- a CDS encoding RNA polymerase sigma-70 factor, protein MQLASTWNSFLTTDPVSPADETEHEPLKSSDQELFTRKTFETNPRLGCEILFRRHYVELCSHAVRFVGSKSVAEDLVAEVFCQFYEKQVFSTITSSYRAYLFKTVRNRAYNYIRQSFQRDVPIEEAEAYLSEHSQQPDALTQYDELYQDVEKAIDSLPVQRRKIYLMYRFEGRKYAEIAAELGLSVRTIEVQIRLANQTIREMLKSRWFQLLLGIFFIH, encoded by the coding sequence ATGCAGCTAGCTAGCACTTGGAACTCTTTTCTAACGACTGATCCCGTTTCTCCGGCCGATGAAACGGAACATGAGCCGTTAAAAAGCTCTGATCAGGAGCTTTTCACCCGAAAAACCTTCGAGACCAATCCAAGGCTAGGTTGTGAAATACTTTTTCGTCGGCACTACGTGGAGCTGTGCAGTCACGCCGTACGTTTTGTAGGATCCAAGTCGGTTGCTGAGGATCTGGTCGCTGAAGTGTTCTGCCAATTCTATGAAAAACAGGTTTTTTCGACGATTACCAGTTCGTACCGGGCTTATCTCTTTAAAACGGTACGCAACCGGGCTTACAACTACATTCGGCAGTCCTTTCAGCGAGATGTACCTATTGAAGAGGCGGAAGCTTACCTGAGCGAACATAGTCAGCAACCGGATGCACTCACTCAATACGATGAATTGTATCAGGATGTAGAAAAAGCCATTGATTCCCTGCCCGTACAACGTCGGAAGATTTACCTGATGTACCGTTTTGAAGGCAGAAAGTACGCAGAAATCGCTGCTGAGTTGGGCCTGTCCGTTCGTACCATCGAAGTACAAATTCGCCTGGCCAACCAGACCATTCGAGAAATGCTGAAATCCCGCTGGTTCCAGCTCCTTTTAGGAATATTCTTTATTCACTAA
- a CDS encoding SusC/RagA family TonB-linked outer membrane protein → MSLFFTSLHTWGLVVCLALPGQPASPLLSPTEWQSSLQLKNTSQRKLKDVLHELKERFGVDILFGDQLVQGLTVPKTALDPKASLEENLDRVLKNSGLHYRKAKDGAYLIVGQRLDKTTERELPQTSARPSSPVATQQVSLEVQDQVITGKVTDEKGEGLPGVNILLKGTSRGNSTDAEGNFKLTIPENAGNTLVFSLVGYLSEEVVVGTRTTIDVQLKQDIKSLEEIVVIGYGAVKKSDVTGAVASIDSKNIEKVNRVDAASAIQGQVPGVMVQRTDNKPGSGGFNIRIRGASTIHTTETAANAGYTPGQNPLFIVDGIFVNDISFLNPADIDRMDVLKDASATAIYGSRGTNGVVIIQTKKGESGKLTVRYNNYVGVKEVYHLPPIYNTTGYVDYLKDVVVGNQYASGNYNFTRNDVNLPNYLNEEELKNINDGVSTNWIDLITRKGFQTNHTLDLSGGNKSTVYAIGFGYTQDKGTTRGEDFNRYTLRGNLSSDLTSWLNLSYNNYVTVATQNAGSFEAFRSAYRLKPIGRAYNEDGSLKFLPTAKETQVTNPLLDIENEIRETKYLNYLGDIAVRLKLMPGMTFTSKFSPNIKYTRYGEYRGKYTKSSVGNQSSTRAQVENYLDFSYTWDNIVNYDTKINDDNKINATFVYSQYNAQNESYALQVRNFSSDDYLFYNLGAGSTVNNYSSRYLKQTLESFTGRINYSLKDKYIFTVTGRYDGSSILAEGNKWAFFPSAAFAWRMIDEGFLKSQNLFSDAKLRLSYGKTGNNGAGGGLAPLGSLSLLSPSYTNINDQSMSTLFITGLANKNLTWEHTAEINVGLDFGLFKNRLTGSLDVYDRTTNNIIFFRPLPLATGFPGTYDNIGKASNRGVELGLNAVVIDANKFRWSVNLNFAANRNKVLKLNGSSDEIIFGSQGATLIHKVGQPMGSFYYFKANGIWGTDQVEEARKYGQKPGQVRVVDVDGDGQITESKDRMIIGNSAPKWTGGMTHSFTYKNFDLSVFAYTSQGAMAASNFHRSFAFAYDNEPARLWNGYRTDYWTPENQTNNWFQPGNGGTYSSAYKYMDVSFVKIGYMTLGYRLPSDLLSKARIGSLRVYATVQNPFTFTKYDGWDPENASRNDWGGAFMSRTYMAGLNLSF, encoded by the coding sequence ATGTCTCTTTTTTTTACTAGCCTACACACGTGGGGGCTAGTGGTTTGCCTGGCTTTACCTGGCCAGCCCGCTAGTCCTTTGCTGTCACCGACGGAGTGGCAGTCCTCGCTTCAGCTAAAAAATACCTCCCAACGGAAACTTAAGGATGTATTGCATGAGCTAAAAGAGCGGTTTGGCGTTGATATTCTTTTCGGCGATCAACTGGTGCAGGGTCTGACGGTACCTAAAACGGCTCTCGATCCCAAAGCCAGCCTGGAGGAAAATCTGGACCGGGTGCTGAAAAACTCCGGTCTTCATTACCGCAAGGCGAAGGACGGTGCGTATCTGATTGTCGGACAACGTCTGGACAAAACGACGGAGCGGGAATTACCGCAGACGTCCGCCCGTCCCAGTAGTCCGGTGGCTACACAACAAGTGAGTCTGGAAGTACAGGACCAGGTTATTACGGGTAAAGTAACCGATGAAAAAGGAGAAGGCCTACCGGGAGTGAACATCCTCCTAAAAGGTACCTCCCGGGGAAATAGTACGGACGCGGAAGGAAACTTCAAACTAACCATTCCCGAGAACGCGGGTAACACTCTGGTCTTTTCCCTGGTAGGATATCTGAGCGAGGAAGTAGTCGTGGGTACGCGTACGACCATCGATGTTCAGCTCAAACAGGACATTAAAAGCCTGGAAGAAATCGTCGTAATCGGTTACGGAGCCGTGAAGAAATCAGACGTCACGGGTGCCGTTGCTTCCATCGATTCCAAAAACATTGAGAAAGTAAACCGCGTGGATGCGGCATCGGCCATTCAGGGACAAGTACCCGGGGTGATGGTGCAGCGGACGGATAACAAACCCGGTAGCGGTGGATTCAACATCCGGATTCGGGGAGCCAGTACCATCCACACGACCGAAACGGCGGCCAATGCTGGGTATACGCCCGGACAAAACCCCCTGTTTATCGTCGATGGTATCTTCGTGAATGATATTTCGTTTCTGAACCCAGCTGATATTGACCGGATGGACGTGTTGAAAGATGCGTCGGCCACGGCGATTTACGGTTCGCGGGGTACCAACGGGGTTGTGATTATCCAGACGAAAAAAGGGGAAAGTGGTAAGCTCACGGTTCGGTATAACAACTACGTGGGTGTCAAAGAAGTGTATCATTTACCACCCATTTACAATACGACTGGCTACGTAGATTACCTGAAAGATGTAGTGGTAGGCAATCAATACGCTTCGGGTAATTACAATTTTACCCGTAATGACGTTAACCTCCCCAATTACTTAAACGAGGAAGAGTTAAAAAACATCAACGACGGCGTTAGTACCAACTGGATCGACCTGATTACCCGGAAGGGCTTTCAGACCAATCATACCCTGGATTTAAGCGGTGGTAATAAATCTACCGTGTACGCGATCGGTTTTGGTTATACGCAGGACAAAGGTACGACGCGTGGCGAAGATTTTAACCGCTACACACTGCGGGGAAACCTGAGCAGTGACCTGACGAGCTGGTTGAATTTGAGCTACAACAACTATGTGACGGTAGCTACGCAAAATGCGGGAAGTTTTGAAGCCTTCCGAAGTGCGTATCGGTTGAAACCAATCGGAAGAGCGTATAACGAAGATGGTAGTTTGAAATTCCTCCCAACGGCGAAGGAAACGCAGGTGACGAACCCTTTATTGGATATTGAGAACGAGATTCGGGAAACCAAGTATCTCAATTATCTGGGCGACATCGCTGTGCGTTTGAAGTTAATGCCCGGTATGACGTTCACGTCCAAGTTTTCACCCAACATCAAGTATACCCGTTACGGTGAGTACCGTGGAAAGTATACCAAAAGCTCCGTGGGTAATCAAAGCAGTACGCGGGCTCAGGTGGAAAACTACCTGGATTTCTCGTATACCTGGGACAACATTGTCAATTACGATACCAAGATTAACGACGATAATAAGATTAATGCGACGTTTGTTTATTCGCAGTACAACGCCCAAAACGAATCCTATGCCCTGCAAGTAAGAAACTTCTCCTCCGACGATTATCTGTTTTACAATCTAGGAGCGGGTTCTACGGTCAACAATTACTCCAGTCGGTACCTCAAGCAAACCCTTGAATCGTTTACGGGTCGGATCAATTACAGCCTGAAAGACAAGTACATCTTTACGGTAACGGGTCGTTACGATGGTTCCTCCATTCTGGCGGAAGGTAACAAGTGGGCCTTCTTCCCCTCGGCGGCTTTTGCCTGGCGTATGATCGATGAAGGGTTCCTGAAATCTCAGAACCTTTTCTCCGATGCCAAACTTCGGCTTAGCTACGGTAAGACGGGGAACAATGGTGCCGGAGGCGGTCTGGCTCCGCTGGGTTCTTTGTCGCTGCTGTCACCGAGCTATACTAACATCAATGATCAGAGTATGAGTACGCTGTTCATCACGGGTCTTGCCAACAAAAACCTGACCTGGGAGCACACGGCTGAAATCAACGTAGGGCTTGACTTTGGTCTTTTCAAAAACCGCCTGACGGGTTCTTTGGATGTGTACGACCGGACGACGAATAACATCATTTTCTTCCGTCCGCTACCCCTGGCAACGGGCTTTCCCGGTACGTATGATAACATCGGAAAAGCGAGCAACCGGGGTGTGGAGCTGGGCTTGAATGCCGTCGTGATTGATGCAAACAAATTCCGCTGGTCGGTGAATCTGAACTTTGCTGCCAACCGTAACAAAGTGCTTAAACTCAACGGAAGCAGCGACGAAATCATCTTCGGTTCGCAGGGAGCGACGTTGATTCACAAAGTCGGCCAGCCGATGGGTTCCTTTTACTACTTCAAAGCGAATGGTATCTGGGGAACCGATCAGGTGGAAGAAGCGAGAAAATACGGTCAAAAACCCGGACAGGTTCGCGTAGTTGACGTAGACGGCGACGGACAAATCACCGAAAGCAAAGACCGGATGATTATTGGTAACTCCGCTCCAAAATGGACGGGTGGCATGACGCATTCCTTCACGTACAAGAATTTCGATCTTTCCGTGTTTGCCTATACCAGTCAGGGAGCAATGGCCGCTAGTAACTTCCACCGGTCCTTTGCCTTTGCTTACGACAACGAGCCCGCCCGCCTCTGGAATGGCTACCGTACCGACTACTGGACGCCCGAAAACCAGACTAACAACTGGTTCCAGCCCGGCAACGGTGGTACTTATTCGAGTGCCTACAAGTACATGGACGTATCCTTCGTGAAAATCGGTTACATGACACTGGGCTACCGCCTGCCATCTGATCTGCTCAGCAAAGCTCGCATCGGCAGCCTTCGGGTGTATGCAACGGTTCAGAACCCCTTCACCTTCACTAAATACGATGGTTGGGATCCTGAAAATGCCTCGCGTAACGACTGGGGTGGAGCCTTCATGTCGCGGACCTATATGGCTGGTTTGAACTTAAGTTTTTAA
- a CDS encoding alpha-N-acetylglucosaminidase, which translates to MNLSRSCSSLLLAGVLSISAAWAQLNVQASRQLIQRVIPNHHSAFTVEALPSASDENVFEVESAQGKIVLRGNNGVAVASALYHYLTEYAHCQVTWNGTNLNLPSPLPKVPTKVSKSSPYQYRYYLNYCTFNYSMSWWDWPRWQREIDWMALHGINMPLAITGEEYTWNEVYKEMGFTKEDLQDFFSGPAYFSWFWMGNLDGWGGPLPQSWMDSHKTLQEQIVKRERELGMKPVLPAFTGHVPAAFRKKYPQAKLKATNWTNGFADTYILDSEDPLFAEIGKKFLEKQTKLFGTDHLYSADTFNENEPPTDDPAYLSELSKRIYEGMRQADPKAVWVMQGWLFYSDRKFWKAPQIEALLKAVPDDGMILLDLAAEIEPVWKRTEAFHGKPWIWNMLNNFGGNVNLFGRMEGVAANPAKDLNDPKAGKLVGIGLTMEAIEQNPVIYELMMQHTWQRDAIELDSWLAKYARNRYRTTNPKLLEAWQVLRRTVYNGKDIRDGAESIVTGRPTFDSTTIWTRTKLNYPPAELLPAWDLFTEAAQQGVDSDGFRYDLVDVTRQVLANYALIVQKQWKTAYQKKDQAAFARYSKDFLDLISDMDQLLASRKDFMLGPWLKDARSWGTNAEEKALYEQNARDLITLWGDANSPLHEYSNRQWSGLLNDFYKPRWEQFFQLLTKSLQSNQQPNLQAFDQHIRQWEWQWVKKQNPFPAKEKGNSIQLSVSMHKKYRERLSQAYRP; encoded by the coding sequence ATGAATCTATCCCGTTCCTGCTCTTCGCTGCTACTGGCTGGTGTACTAAGCATTTCGGCGGCCTGGGCCCAGCTGAATGTACAAGCCTCCCGTCAATTGATCCAGCGGGTAATTCCCAATCACCATTCCGCTTTTACAGTGGAGGCTTTACCCAGTGCTTCCGATGAAAATGTTTTTGAAGTAGAAAGTGCCCAAGGGAAAATCGTTCTCCGGGGAAATAACGGCGTAGCCGTAGCCTCGGCCCTGTATCACTACCTGACGGAATACGCTCATTGCCAGGTTACCTGGAACGGCACAAATCTTAATCTGCCCTCACCCTTACCCAAGGTCCCTACGAAAGTAAGCAAAAGCTCACCGTATCAGTACCGCTATTACCTCAACTATTGTACGTTCAATTACAGCATGAGCTGGTGGGACTGGCCTCGCTGGCAACGCGAAATTGACTGGATGGCTTTGCACGGGATTAATATGCCGCTGGCCATTACCGGAGAGGAGTATACCTGGAATGAAGTCTACAAGGAGATGGGCTTCACGAAAGAAGATTTACAGGATTTCTTCAGCGGCCCAGCGTATTTTTCGTGGTTCTGGATGGGAAATCTAGACGGCTGGGGTGGGCCCCTGCCGCAAAGCTGGATGGATAGTCACAAAACGCTTCAGGAACAGATTGTAAAACGGGAACGGGAATTGGGTATGAAACCCGTATTGCCCGCCTTCACGGGACATGTACCCGCCGCTTTTCGCAAAAAATATCCCCAGGCGAAACTCAAGGCCACCAACTGGACCAACGGTTTTGCCGATACCTACATTCTAGATTCCGAAGATCCTTTGTTTGCCGAAATTGGTAAGAAATTCCTTGAAAAACAGACGAAACTTTTTGGTACGGACCACTTGTATTCTGCCGATACCTTTAACGAAAACGAACCGCCTACCGACGACCCCGCGTACCTTTCCGAGCTGAGCAAGCGGATTTACGAAGGGATGCGTCAGGCGGATCCCAAAGCGGTTTGGGTTATGCAGGGCTGGTTGTTTTACAGTGATCGTAAATTCTGGAAAGCTCCGCAAATTGAAGCTCTGCTCAAGGCTGTACCCGACGATGGGATGATTCTGCTGGACCTGGCCGCTGAAATCGAGCCCGTCTGGAAGCGTACGGAAGCCTTTCACGGCAAACCCTGGATCTGGAATATGCTCAATAACTTCGGCGGTAATGTCAACCTCTTTGGCCGTATGGAAGGCGTAGCGGCGAATCCAGCAAAGGACTTGAACGATCCGAAAGCGGGCAAGCTGGTGGGTATTGGTTTGACGATGGAAGCCATTGAGCAAAATCCCGTCATTTATGAGTTAATGATGCAGCACACCTGGCAGCGGGATGCGATTGAACTGGACTCCTGGCTGGCTAAGTACGCCCGGAATCGCTACCGGACGACTAATCCTAAATTACTCGAAGCCTGGCAGGTGTTACGCCGCACAGTATACAATGGCAAAGATATTCGCGATGGAGCCGAATCGATTGTTACGGGACGACCTACGTTTGATTCCACAACGATTTGGACGCGTACTAAACTTAACTACCCGCCCGCTGAGCTATTGCCCGCCTGGGATTTGTTCACCGAAGCCGCTCAGCAGGGCGTGGACAGTGACGGGTTCCGGTATGATTTGGTCGATGTAACCCGGCAGGTGCTGGCAAACTACGCCCTGATTGTTCAGAAGCAATGGAAAACGGCTTATCAGAAAAAAGATCAGGCGGCCTTTGCCCGCTACAGTAAGGACTTTCTGGACCTGATTAGTGATATGGACCAGCTACTGGCTTCCCGTAAGGATTTTATGCTCGGTCCCTGGCTGAAAGATGCCCGGAGCTGGGGAACGAATGCCGAGGAAAAAGCCCTCTACGAACAAAATGCCCGGGATTTGATTACGCTGTGGGGAGATGCGAATAGCCCCCTGCATGAATACTCGAATCGGCAGTGGAGCGGTTTGTTGAACGATTTTTACAAACCCCGCTGGGAACAGTTTTTCCAGCTGTTGACGAAGTCGCTTCAGTCCAATCAACAGCCGAACCTTCAGGCCTTCGATCAGCACATCCGGCAATGGGAGTGGCAATGGGTGAAAAAACAAAATCCGTTTCCGGCTAAGGAGAAAGGGAACTCGATTCAGCTTTCCGTATCGATGCATAAAAAGTACCGGGAGCGTTTATCGCAAGCCTATCGTCCCTAA